The segment GTGTGCGGCTTTTATTATTTCACTCTTGAAAACATTGGTTTTCAATCGAGATTGGTTTTTCATCGATGGATTTGGGATCCAGGGATTACTGATTTTGATTTTATGAATGGTGGAGTGGAATATTTTGAAGACCCTTATTATCTGAGAGAGGATCAGATGAAGTTTCATTTCAGTGGAATCCATGGCGAAGATATAAGCGGTTTGTTATCGTTTGGCTACTCAAAATCATCATGAATGGAGGACTGGTAATGTCAGATTTTCATTCAACACCGCAATTTGGTTGATTTCACTGGATGAAGGCTATGACTCTGAGGCTATATTATTTACAGTCATGAATACTATGGTCATGAATTTTACAACGCTCTTTGATTGCGATGGTGTTGTTCTGAAAACCAATAAGAGCCATTTTCTTTTTGACGGTGCCAAGTGGAGGATTTTGGAATGGAAGgtcatgaagatattgcttGTTGGTGTCAAAACAAAAGTATTTCAATGTCATGGACATTTACACTAAAATATGTTATTTCTTGTTGCGGGAGTGTTTGGGACGGAATGCAATGTAACAGATAGATTGCATCCAATGATCTACTCACAAAAAGACGCTTATTTACAACAGTTGAAAGCCACAAGTATGATCATATAAGACCAGAGCGAAATGGAGAAAAGTTAATGAATCAGTCTATCCTACGAATGCATTAGGAAGCATCGTGTTATTACTATCTCTGTTTAAAGTTCTGTTTGGTGATTGTAATTTATATTTCATGTAATCAGTTACATTGATTTGATATCAATAAAGTAaagatgttaaaaaaatatatttattatgatttacAATAATTGTACCATGAAATATATTCGTATTGGCAAATGTATTATcttagtttaatttttgttgtGAAACCTTATATgcttttacatatattttgacCAAAAACAAATACTAGACGACTGGTTGTTTCGATTGTAATTAGGTACGAGATCTTGTCAGTAAGCAGttgaaagacaaaaaaaaaggagtatTAGTGGGGACGGGTCAGATGTAACAAATTGCAATGATGGTTACCACGAGGCTACACAACCTAAGGCCGAATAAAGCACACATTATTAGATACTGAACCTTTTTCGATAAAACTAGTATTCTCTCTAACTAAGCGTAGACTTGAGGTCTAGAATTCGCAGACGAAAGCAACATATTTAATAGTATATCGAAAATATTACAATAGCCTTAACTAACCAGTATAGAGTATAGACTATAGGCTTCTCATACACTGGCCAATGATTGAACAAAAACGCTAATATCAAAGTTTCCAGCTTAAAGTAATGGAGAATTTTGTGTAAGTAGTCTGGAATCGCTAAGGTATTAACGTCAAAGAAAATCTACCAACTGTGAAACTACAAAGTCTAATGACATATGTTGAATATGTGTGCCATAAGGCGATTCAATAGTATTAAGAAAAGTTATTTTATCGTCTCTGGAACTCACATATATCCTCTATTATTAGGTATTTTCTTGTTCACTTTGAGTTAGATCTATTCTAAACTTGTTTAGTAGTTATGAGATGGAAAATGGAATATTTTCTAAAGGTTCACCTCTCTCCTAATCACAGTCACACATAGGCCTTAATGATGCTCATAATCATTGCTTCTTTCAATGATTAAAATCTCTTTTGATTCCAAGCTTTACACATCATCCATGATCACTCACTCACTTCTCCTGTTTATAAATCCACGTTCAAGAACTTGCATATTCAGAAACCCAAAACTCAAATACTAAGACAAAGAAAAAGGAAGCAAACATGGTAAGAAGAAACGCAGTTCATGCCACTTCAAGTCTTCCGTCTAGGCTTTGGTGGCCGCAGCAACGGAGGAAAGGAAAAAGAGCCGTCGTGCGATTAGGAAACCGCCGACGAGGGTTCTTGGTGGGACAACCGCGGATGGTGGTGCAGAGATGGAGGATGAACATCGGAAAACCGATGAAAATGATGAGAAATATCATTTTGGGAATGATCTCAAATGGTGGAAATGTTAAGTTCTTAGATGCTTATCTTTGGTCTTTGCCGATTTTACGTCCTCAGTTATTTCCACTATGCTGATCATTTGTTATGCCAAATTCTAACTGTAaaactgtaattttttttcttgtttttctctttCACCCCACCTTTTGTATTAATCTAAATAATTGTCtttataataaagttttttCTTAGCCAAATATGtgaatatcatataaatatgagaagctataataatgtttttatttcatgCTAGGATTTTTCTTTGGCAAACGGGTGGAAGCTTTAAGCttatgaaaaaaaagaattatctGCAGACAATCATTGTCTTTTTCAGTCTTACACAAACTTTTTTAGTTGCAAACATGCGACTTCTACTTCTACACATGCAAGCGTGATATATGTCTGAAAAGTCTAATTAAAAACCGAAGCAAATGtattataaaactttgataATAAAAGGTAGAAAAATTAGTTACACGGAGGAAAATTGGCAGAACATTTTCCAGGTAACCGGAGAGAGAGTGTGCGGTCAACGCCAGAGATAGGTGGTCCCTTGGAAAGAGCACATAGACAAGGTTGACCAAGCCTCTTGATGGCAGCGCAACATAGCTCGTTCGGCGATAATGTGCTAAACGGCGCGACCGATGGTCTACACGGCACTAGTTGAATCAAAGCCGACAAAAATGTTCGACCACATGGGTGTGCCGTAGCCTCCTCGACCAAGCCCGACTCGACCAAAACCATAAGCAGTATCACTATATGAGCGTGTGAGTTTTTCATCTCAGTataactttttgttttgaaaaatgtttgaaaagGTGAGGCGCATTTATAAGTTGTACGTATAATAGTAGGATAGTGCAAAAGGAGAATGATCGCATGAATAACCTAATGGAGGTGGATTAGATAGATCATGAAACTTGAGGTTTATTGTTTGTAGGCTCACATTTACAGTTATTGCTTTTCAATAGAGCAACCAATCAATACGAGCACGTGGGTTTTTATTCGTTAAATGTGAATATTTACGTTAATCCTTTATGTCCTAACCACCATCTAAGGCATGATTCGACGACATGATGGAGTTGGACTCTAGAGAGTTGATCCAGAGATGCGGAAGTATAATGGATGAGCCTAGCCTACACGTCACAAGTTGAATTAAAGACAACCACATGGGTGTCCCACATTGACCAGACCTGACTCGATCAAAACTGTTAAAAGTAAAGTAATATCTTTGTAAGAACCTGAGATTCTTTTCATTACATTCATCTCATTGATATAATAAATACGAGTATTAGGAGATCAACGAGAATGATTGCATAAGTTTTGATTAGATGGATCATTTAACATATGCTTAATGTTTGTAAGGTCACATTTTCTATTCAATTAGTTTGACTTAAAGAAAACTTAAACTATATGGATCCTAATCTATATACATCATCACTAGTACAGCCTCACTCTTCCATGgaatatattactatatattctAGTCTCGTTTATATGTTCATCCAAGTCATGGGTCTTAATCAtcatattaaactaaatatctCACCATCCAGGTGTTGATGACCCGGTGGCATTCTCAGCTGTGCGACCTGTTCTAGACCATGTAATGAGTTATTAAAAGTGGTATTGTTACCGCCTTGACTAGAAGACAAACAATAAAAACCGAAACATCTTAGTGTCTCACCAGCTTAAACTGATAACAACATTAAAGTAATAATCCCTCTTAATCTCACCAACGTCCTCAGAGAAAATAGTTAAGAGGGTGGTTGAGACAAGTGATAAATGATTAAAACTCTCATAACTGGACTAAGTTTGCGTTACTGTTTCATTGACACGCCTAGTAAATTCAGACAGTGACCTCCGAAGCCAAAGCTGGAGACAGACTTGACTTCAGCTTGGTGATGATGGTCAGGGGTTTTAGAGTGACAGTCTTTATTATGTCACAACTGATTGGACTGTAAGAACTCTATAGATCCATTTTACTAAAAACAAAGCAACCAGATATTCTGTGAAGGTGGAAATGATTGTTCTATGAGACTTATTTGGCTATATATAGGATAATAATATCTGTTTAAACAATAGACAACAAAAATAATACAACATTCATCACCTCACATCACTGTTATCATCAATCACTTGAACCAAAATATGGACCATTCCTTCCaacacctttttttttctccaaaacaAACTAGATCTTGTTTCTTTTCCATCTAACTCCTCCTCAGGAACAAAGAATGCAATACAGAAACAAAACTGGAATGAGGAGGGGAAAAGAGTTGAACCATTTTGAATTTGAGACCAAAAAGAACAGTAACACAAGTATCTTCAAGAATTTTGATGAGAACATCTGTCTATCTTTGTGGTGGGTATAGTATAAcaacatttcttttttttaaacccTCCGGGCTATATAACGTTTCTCCCAAGAGTTTGATCTACTTGATGCAATGACAACACTGAAGATTCAACCTGCAACAGCAACAGATAGCCATTGTAGTTTAGACACATTAGTTCGTCTACATTCAATGAATCTGATCAAATCCAAACACTCATCTATTCCATCAAATTGCTAACATAACACTAGACAAGTCTTCAACTTCTAAACAGACAAGAACACAACAACAACGACAACAAAGATTCAGACCAAATCTAAACAAATCCCATACCTCATTTCCACCACGAACCGCAACGCAATCCCTCGGCGTCtcgaacaaagacaaagagtaCTGCTTGCGAACAACGCCGACATCGAAGTATATAAGCCCCGAGCTCGGCACGTCGACCCGAATCCCTTTAACCGGAAACCAAAGGAACAGCTCCTGAGCCGATATACCCGACAAATCTCCGATGTTGGCAGAGCCTATCGTCCCCGTGATGTTCGTGTCGTAACGGAGCTCCGTCTCGTACTTGGCGTCGCAGGACTGGTTCAAGTAGACGGAGAACCGTCCCGTGTCGCCGTCGAAGGCGAATTCCGTCACGCCTTTCGGGAATATCCCCGACGGCAGCCCGTTCCGCTGGAGGATCTCGTATATGGTCTCGCTCTCGGACGAGATCACGGCGGGGATCGAGATCCCGGCGAGGAGAAGGGAGCAGAGGATCGAGATTTGGAGAATACGAATCATAGCGTTGGAGGAGGACCACTTATTTTTGCTTCTGCTGATCTGTTTTGTTCGTtatcagagagagagattatTAAACTAATGGGTTTAAgcagaggaaggagaagaagaagacgacatTTTGGTGACAGCTTGAAACAGAGTGGATCAAGTGATTTTTGTCTAATTATTGATTGGAGAGGTAGTGATCCTCTGCTTCTCGTGGCATTGATAGGTCAACGAATGGGTTGTTGCCACGTGGGTTTATAGTTAAATGTGGGGTACAAACGCGTCGTAGAGGAAAAGTGGGTGGGACTTATCACATGGGAACAAAAGAAGGGCGTATGGGGTTCTGACTTGTGAGAGATGCGGCAAAGTCCGAATGTTTAGTTTAGGTTCTGTCTTAAAAACACATGCGACAATGAGATGCTTTTATGCAATGTAACGACTTTATTGTACTTTTTTTTActccaattcttttttttgagtGTTTTGTGTTGAACAAATTATACTGAATGTTCTTTTGTAAAAAGTGTCTGATGATACATCACGATCAGTACGATCAGAGATTATTTGTAAATCAAAAGTATTTCAGTTTGGCTTTCATGGTTTACTCATAGTCCTTTAAGATCGCAATGACACTATGCCATGAGATTACATCCAAGATACCTTAACTTTGTTGAATGGCATAGTCAAAGTTATCTTGACCATATCTATCCACCTCTATATTtacttctaaattttattatggAAAGCCGGGTCGTTCGTAGCCAAGTGGGTACTGAGCTCTGCCTTCGGGCCCTGGCGTGAGGGGTTCGACCCCTccttacctcagtttgaggattaaagGTCCAAAGTGAccaaaattgacaaaaaaaaaattattatggaACAAAATCTATTCAAATCCACTTCTATTTAGTAACCTAAACTAAGAACATTTCCAACCGTCTTCTATATTTGcctctataatagcatttagaaCCAAAATTACTCTAATCCTACTCTTTTtcttcctctaaaatagagattgttatattttcctctatttatagagaaagaaataacattcctctatattttgctctatattttaaagatctctattttagagaaataatTTGGAGtaaatcacatttttattatgaattcctatattatagagtaaaaaatagcaaaatacaatTCACAGGAAAATATTCGATGCTACTATCAATCAACTCTCCTAATGATATTGGGCCTGTAAATATACAAATGGGCTTCATGATTAGGCCCATTTTAAACTAGCGTTTTCACCCTCACTCAACcataaacacaaaaagaaaaaaagagttgagCAACGAAGGAAGATTTGAGGAAACGAGACGATGGCGACGAATCTCCTGAAACTCTCCTCTCAAATCCGCCGCCTCTCACCAATCACCAGATCCCTAACCATCCGCACCTCCGccacctccaccacctcctCGGGATCGAAGAAAGTCTCGGATCGAATCGTCAAGCTCTCGGCGATCGACGCCGACGGGGACAAGAAGGAAATCATCGGCCTCTCCGGCCAGACTCTCCTCCGCGCGCTCACGCACACCGGCCTGATCGATCCGCTGTCTCACATGCTGGAGGACATCGACGCCTGCTCGGCGGAGTGCGAGGTCCAGATCGCGGAGGAGTGGCTCGAGAAGCTCCCGCCACGCACGTACGACGAGGAGTACGTGCTGAAGCGTAACTCGAGGTCGCGTGTGCTTAACAAACACTCGCGTCTCGGGTGTCAGGTTGTGTTGACGCAGGAGCTACAAGGTATGGTCGTTGCTGTCCCTGAAGCTAAGCCTTGGGATATCCCGTAAGTCTTAGCTTTTATAACTCTTGCGTATTGTTGTTTTTTGCGTTCTGGTGGTAATAAATCGCAGTACTTTGGCAGATGATTATGATGATTTCGAATCtgtaattttcattttgaaacTTTATTGTAACGGTGGTGAAGAATTTGCTTTTGTTTAGACGATGATTCCCTGCTTCATGTATGGGGTTTGCAATTtcaattaaaagttttattttcgTTGATGGTTCCTGAACACGTTGTGGCTACATGCTGTTAAGAGTTTTGGTGGTCTTCTCTTAGGCTCGCTTCAAGTAGTATAGGCATAACTAGTAGCATTTGATGATGAGAAGAGAGCATAGATAATGTTGTGCCTCGTCTGAACAGGAAGGAGATTCTCTTTACAGATTCATAACTAGCTCTGCGTTTTTGGTGCGGCGGCTTTAGATTAACATTATTTCAGCCTGAGCTTTAGAATCGCAGATTCTGCTTTTAGGGAGAGGAACAAGGTAGAATGAATATGGCCTCTTAATACCGATGGATTGGTATGACCAACAAGTTCATTTTCAGATGGAGACCAACAGTCTCGTTTGGGACTGCTTCGTGTGTCGCTAGTAACTAAGggtcgaactgaaatttagtcCAGTCAAAATCGAacaaattttatgaaaattaatttcaaacgTGGAAACCAATCTCTTTTCGGTGAAACCATTctttgtgtgaatcaatcacaTACCTggaattttagtaatttttttaatacttatgACCGAATACATACAATATTATAAGGTCACAGACATGATACGATACAGCATGATATaaacttttgttttgttaacTACGACGATTTACAGTAATTACCTAATATCAATTTATTGAACTGTGATTAAGACCTGactattttaaaagtattttttattgttttagttgTCTCTTCTATCTTTGAAACAGCGTCGTATATCAAGTTTACCaaatcaaacatatatatatatatagagagagagagaataaatcACATCTTATATAAGATAACATAATTAGGTTCAAAAGATGGAACAAACATTTTTAAACTGATAAGCATTTGAATGAAACTCAGTTTCTGTAACCATGCATAGATTGTGAGCTTTTAAAGATATAACCTGAAATAACTATCCTAATTGTTTGAAGGTCATGGTGATGTTATAAAGAGAGAGTGTACAATCCGTGTGTATCTATCATTAGATAGTCTTGTGCATCTTTGAAGgacaaaaaactattttaagaCCAGTTCAACAGAAAACAGTGCAGAGCACGATCCGTACAGTTGTAATGAAATTTTCTGAAATGGCAACCACTCCTTTTTCTTTAAGAACCAGTCCTTCTTTCCTTCTCTAAACCCtaatctcttcttctctataAACTCATCTTCTAACTTTTGTTCTCAACCATCCTCTTTTTTCAAAGCTTCGACAACTAATAAAGCTCAAATAAGAGATGGATCAAGCAGAGCTTTCCCGGATATTCCAAATGTTCGACAGGAACGGTGACGGAAAAATCACCAAGCAAGAGCTGAGTGATTCATTGGAGAATCTTGGAATCTACATTCCCGACAAAGACTTGGTGCAGATGATCGAGAAGATTGATCTCAACGGCGATGGGTACGTGGACATCGAAGAGTTTGGAGGGTTGTACCAGTCGATCATGGAGGATAGAGACGAGGAGGAAGACATCAGAGAGGCTTTCAACGTGTTTGATCAGAACCGGGACGGGTTCATCACGGTGGAAGAGCTGAGATCTGTGTTATCTTCCTTGGGGCTCAAGCAAGGAAGAACCCTAGAGGATTGTAAGAGGATGATAAGTAAAGTTGAcgttgatggagatgggatggTGAATTTCAAGGAGTTCAAGCAAATGATGAAAGGTGGTGGATTCGCTGCCTTAGAATCAAGCTtgtaaaacaaacaaacaaaacccaTTTTTTGGGTTAGGGTTTGAGACTCAAAaccattgttttttttcctcGGAATGATTAGGGCAAAACCTCGAAAGAGAATTAACAAATGGATCAAGCTTTGTTTTGAATGCTTCTCCACAAAATATTGTTGATGAATTTGCTATGTGGGATTTTGAAACAAACatgtataattttgtttttgattttgagGATTTTATAAATGGTTGAggattcttttatttatttgtaatatatatggTTGTGAATTGTGATGCACGCCACTTGTTAATTAGACTACATTTACGCAAAATTTATAAACTACGTGCCGTTTCTCACTTGTCGTAGACCAACGGATGAAGTTCACGTGCTCCACCCAAAAACCAGTCAAGTCAAGTCATCATCAACCGTACACGAAACAGAGAGATCTTCGACTTTGTGTCCTATTGTCGTCTGCTTCCTCAACACTTCCCTTTCTTTCCAACTCACTAGCCTAACTTCAGTTTCACATATCAACACTTCCTCTGTCCAATTATATCCCTGTCTGAATTGTTCCCTAATCTTTCATCCAAGTAAGTGCTTCAGTTGAGTTTCCCTTTATATCATTCAATCTTTTGTTGAAATGTTTGTAGGGGTTCATCTCCCTTTTGTCtatgttgtttctttttatttttgatctgCTTTCCTATGGATGAACCTACTCTGGTGTGAAGTCCCAACGTTTGATCAAAAGTGGATGAAACTGCTACTCCCTTCCTACTTAATTAGGTTTATAAATGCTTGtgtttagggtttctgttcTGCAGTTCTTCATTTTTATGCTGTGTATAATCTTCAATTTTttcggggggggggggggaccAACATTAATGTTCTACTCTGTTGTGTTCAGATCCGGCCTTGTTATTAAGTACTAGTTCAAGCTTTAAAAGGTTCAGTGGCAAAACTCTTATTAGGTCTGATATATTTAGGACTAAAGTGTTGCATCTTTTGTCTTGAACTAAGCTTGTTGTGTCAGTGGAAGGGAACCTCTTACGTGGAGAACATGCAGTAGAGATGATCGAGAATACAGTCACAGAAGAAGCTTCTTCATCAGTGGTGGAGCCTTTCATCGGTATGGATTTTGAATCAGAAGAAGCTGCGAAGTCTTTTTACGACAGTTACGCCACCCGCACCGGTTTTGTTATGAGAGTGGATGCTTTCAGACGGTCAACGCGAGATGATGGGACAGTAGTGTGGCGCAGGCTCGTGTGTAACAAAGAAGGGTTCCGCAGATCGAGACCTAGGAGAGACGAGAGCAGGAAGCCTAGGGCTATCACAAGAGAAGGTTGTAAGGCTTTGATCGTggtgaaaaaagaaaaatccgGTAAATGGACTGTCACCAAGTTTGTGAAGGAACATAACCATCCTCTCTTGTCTCTACTTACTAATAATAACGGTCGCCGGAGTTCACAGATCTCTCAAACACCGGTACGTTCATACACGTAAGGCTTGCTCTGTTTTATCATGTCTTTGAACTCAAATCTTTGTACAAAACTAACTTTTTCAGAACGAGAAAGACGCAAAGATTCGAGAACTTAGCACAGAGCTGAGCCGTGAAAGAAAGCGTTGTGCTACGTTGCAACAGCAGCTTGATATGGTCCTAAACGTGATGGAAGAACACTCTAATCATCTCTCCATTAATATCAATAACGTTATCCAAAATGTAAGAGAAATAGAGTCCAACACTTTCACCAAACTCCCCagctaaataaaaaaacaaacacaaagatTCAATTCTACGTGTATATTTTCCCACGAGAACTATCGTATATTGATAACGATATTTTCTCACAAAGATTCAATTCTACATCTCTCCATTAGTATCGATAACGACTATCTATTTTCCCACGAGAACTATCATTGGAACTATCGTTGGAACTATGACTACACTCTATATATCCCTGAAATAATAGTTTCAGATTCAATTCTTTCTTTATAAGAGTTTTAACATCAACTTCTCTTGATCTTGCCATGTTTACttcattttccaaaaaaatagagaaaattctttttttttcgttgataaaaaaaaagagaaattcattcaaaccagaaaaataaaataaaataaactctGTTCTTGGATGAA is part of the Raphanus sativus cultivar WK10039 chromosome 5, ASM80110v3, whole genome shotgun sequence genome and harbors:
- the LOC108859636 gene encoding protein FAR1-RELATED SEQUENCE 5 isoform X2, coding for MIENTVTEEASSSVVEPFIGMDFESEEAAKSFYDSYATRTGFVMRVDAFRRSTRDDGTVVWRRLVCNKEGFRRSRPRRDESRKPRAITREGCKALIVVKKEKSGKWTVTKFVKEHNHPLLSLLTNNNGRRSSQISQTPNEKDAKIRELSTELSRERKRCATLQQQLDMVLNVMEEHSNHLSININNVIQNVREIESNTFTKLPS
- the LOC108861716 gene encoding uncharacterized protein LOC108861716, which translates into the protein MVRRNAVHATSSLPSRLWWPQQRRKGKRAVVRLGNRRRGFLVGQPRMVVQRWRMNIGKPMKMMRNIILGMISNGGNVKFLDAYLWSLPILRPQLFPLC
- the LOC108834126 gene encoding uncharacterized protein LOC108834126, which gives rise to MATNLLKLSSQIRRLSPITRSLTIRTSATSTTSSGSKKVSDRIVKLSAIDADGDKKEIIGLSGQTLLRALTHTGLIDPLSHMLEDIDACSAECEVQIAEEWLEKLPPRTYDEEYVLKRNSRSRVLNKHSRLGCQVVLTQELQGMVVAVPEAKPWDIP
- the LOC108856675 gene encoding uncharacterized protein LOC108856675; its protein translation is MIRILQISILCSLLLAGISIPAVISSESETIYEILQRNGLPSGIFPKGVTEFAFDGDTGRFSVYLNQSCDAKYETELRYDTNITGTIGSANIGDLSGISAQELFLWFPVKGIRVDVPSSGLIYFDVGVVRKQYSLSLFETPRDCVAVRGGNEVESSVLSLHQVDQTLGRNVI
- the LOC108861465 gene encoding calmodulin-like protein 3; translated protein: MDQAELSRIFQMFDRNGDGKITKQELSDSLENLGIYIPDKDLVQMIEKIDLNGDGYVDIEEFGGLYQSIMEDRDEEEDIREAFNVFDQNRDGFITVEELRSVLSSLGLKQGRTLEDCKRMISKVDVDGDGMVNFKEFKQMMKGGGFAALESSL
- the LOC108859636 gene encoding protein FAR1-RELATED SEQUENCE 7 isoform X1, with the protein product MEGNLLRGEHAVEMIENTVTEEASSSVVEPFIGMDFESEEAAKSFYDSYATRTGFVMRVDAFRRSTRDDGTVVWRRLVCNKEGFRRSRPRRDESRKPRAITREGCKALIVVKKEKSGKWTVTKFVKEHNHPLLSLLTNNNGRRSSQISQTPNEKDAKIRELSTELSRERKRCATLQQQLDMVLNVMEEHSNHLSININNVIQNVREIESNTFTKLPS
- the LOC108861715 gene encoding LOW QUALITY PROTEIN: putative lipid-transfer protein DIR1 (The sequence of the model RefSeq protein was modified relative to this genomic sequence to represent the inferred CDS: inserted 2 bases in 1 codon), with translation MRLTFSNIFQNKKXYTEMKNSHAHIVILLMVLVESGLVEEATAHPCGRTFLSALIQLVPCRPSVAPFSTLSPNELCCAAIKRLGQPCLCALSKGPPISGVDRTLSLRLPGKCSANFPPCN